CATGGTAGCAGATCGATCACAAATCAAACCAGATAGATAGGATGACAGCCAAAATGAGATATTTCAATTCGTGGTTGCATGAGTACCAAGTATTAAAATAAGGATTCACCTCATGCATTAACCTCATGAATTTCATTTCTCAAGAGGCTTCTCGTccactactatatatatataagctcttCGTTCCTATATCATTTCATCCTCGATCAGCAAGTCATAGTAGTACTGGAAAACCAAAGAAACCACAACTATTTCTTTGATCTTCTACCTGTACCAAAGATGAATGGCCTAAATTTTGACCATGAACGTCTAAATCACACTTCTTCCAATAACACAAACCCACTAGATCCTGAGGAGTTTAGGCGACAAGGCCACATGATCGTAGACTTCCTAGCCGATTACTATGCAGATATCGAGAAATATCCAGTCCTAAGCCAAGTCGAACCAGGATATCTCCAAAAACGCTTGCCAAAGTCCACCCCACATGATCCAGAACCCATCGAAACCATTCTCCAAGACGTGAAAGACCATATTATTCCAGGTATAACGCATTGGCAAAGCCCTAACTTCTTTGCTTACTTCCCATGCACAAGTAGCATAGCAGGGTTTCTCGGTGAGATGCTTTGCACTGGATTCAATGTGCCCGGGTTCAACTGGATCGCATCCCCAGTTGCGACTGAATTGGAGATGATAGTCATGGATTGGCTTGGAGAGATGCTTAACCTGCCTAACTCTTTCCTATTTTCGGGAAATGGAGGTGGAGTGATACAAGGGACTACTTGTGAGGCCATTTTGTGCACAATGGTTGCTGCCAGGGATCAAATGCTTCGCCGAGATGGGAGACCAAATATTGAAAAGTTGGTAGTTTATGGGTCTGACCAAACGCATAGCGCACTCCAAAAAGCAGCAAAAATAGCAGGAATCCACCCAAAGAATTTCAGAGCCATCAAGACCACGAAGTCCACATCATTTGCGCTCTCAGCAGACTCCCTACGATCAGCCATTCTTGCAGATATGGAAGCAGGCCTTGTCCCATTGTACCTTTGTGCCAATGTGGGGACAACATCAACGACTGCGATTGATCCATTAGGGTCATTATGTGATGTGGCAAAAGATTATGGCCTTTGGGTCCACGTTGATGCTGCTTATGCTGGAAGTGCTTGCATTTGTCCCGAGTTCCGGCATTTCATGGATGGCATTGAGGGTGTAAACTCAGTCAGTCTCAACGCACATAAATGGTTCTTCACCCCTTTAGATTGTTGTTGCCTTTGGGTTAAAGATCCGAGCGCCTTGATAAAATCCCTATCAACATACCCCGAGTTCTTGAGAAATAAAACCTCTGATTCGAAGCAAGTGGTCGACTATAAAGACTGGCAGATAACTCTAAGCCGAAGATTCCGAGCCTTAAAGTTATGGTTCGTGCTTAGAAGCTATGGAGCCGCTAACCTGAGGAACTTCATGAGAAGTCATGTTAAAGTGGCCAAACTTTTTGAAGGGCTTGTAGCAATGGACAAGAGGTTTGAGATTGTGGTCCCCAGAAATTTTGCCATGATTTGTTTCAGGATTAATCTGCCATCAACAATGGGTAAGCAGGGGGCATATCAAAATGCTAAGGTGGGTGATAATGGTCAAAAGTTACTAAAAGAAAAGATCACCACTGCAAATGAGCTTAACAAGAAGTTATTGGAGTCCATTAACGCATCAGGACGTGTTTACATGACTCATACCGTACTTGAAGATGTGTATGTATTACGGTTTGCGGTTGGTGCAACTCTGGTAGAGGAAAGACACGTTGTAATGGCTTGGAAAGTGGTACAGGAGCATGCGACTGCCATACTAAGCGACAACTAAAATGCTTCGCCTTTCTAATTGCATGGTGCCAGACAACGTACATTTGGGAGCCCATGCCAGCGCGACAGTTCTGGTCGTGTTCGACAACGTACGAGTAGCAAGGCATCAAGCAATTTATAATGATCTctggaataaaaataaataaatttcaatttcaatttcaagcCAGCAGCCatttattaatgtattttcCGTTTTGTGTTGGTGTACATCATGAGGTTCCTTTTCGGGGCTGTAATGATTTTCGATCGTTTCCATTGAAATAAAGGAAGTTTATCTATATAGCTAGTTTGAATGTGATTGAACGCCTTTGGTCATGATGGGCTTCCATCAGGGATACTGATCGATCGATGAGTTTCGTTTGAGTGGACGTATACGTACAGCATATGAGTTCTTAATTTCAACATCATCTCCGTAAAttaaatgagatttaatttataaaatacaaattttaaaatatctattctagattaaaaaaaaaaaatcagcgaATGTTGAATTGTATTATTACATTTTAGTATGAATCTGTAATtgcttatataattttatatttccattttgaaatgatttttttcttattcatcTATTAAggtatataattttgaaaaataaaatctttgcttcattttcttgtgaattgaataagaaacaAACTCAAAACATGATCTTCTTGCACCTCCTAATTTACTATTGGTTTACTactcaactatttttttttttcttttgctctttGAATTTGgactaataaaaatctcaaaatatgatttttttttttttttgcataatctagtagaaaataaattcaatcaacgaACAATACATAtgatttaagtaaaaataaatttaattttttaaaaattgactCAGAGAGCAAAAGaatgtcaatttttttaaaattgaatttatttttaattaaattacatgattaagttggtagattgaatttattttattctagatGATACAAGAAGGTCATGTTCTGAAATTTTCAATATAGATTcaaatagcaaaaaaaaaaaaaaaactgagtaGTAACCAGTAGTTAAAGAGGTGTAAGGGTCTCATTACCCTTTTATTAACCTCAAATTAATAACATATCTATAGCGAATTTACAGTTtgaaatatactatatataaattttttaagttttaattttaaattttacacaagggtatgttattataaatttaatttttcttggtataaataaaattttttacaatcgGGGTTGTAGCTTTAATTGGTCTCTCATTCTCTTTTAAGTTTATAGAAAGAGAAATGGTATTTGTAGTCTTAAAATGTGTAAGTCTCAtgcacttcttttaaaaaaagtgaataaatatagaacTCATaagaaaaactaattttttaatgatacaCTCATTTTCAAAGAGAGTGCGCAGAGTTTGTACATCTTAagactgtatctaacattactcaccattaaaaatttatatttactcaatttttttaaaaggagtgcACAACGCTTAGTATACattctataactataaatattatttattatttgaataagCCTCGTCCAAAGTGCAACCACTACAGAGTGCATGGCAACtccatatatatgtaataaCCATTGTTTGGGATTTTAAGAGATATATTTTGATATGAGCATTTTTATTCTAACGTCTCTACACCATACAGTATAATTATGTACCacaatttgatttgaaagataaattataaaatttaaattttataaatcaaatcttatcatttaaataatgtaGACTGTGTGCTCTATATATTgacttgaaaatataataacttatttTGACATTTGTGGACATTTTGAAGAGTTGTTatgctagctatatatatgttttatgtttggTAATATTGAAAAGTGAAAACGTCTTGGCAGCTCACCGTGTACGTTAATATTGCTTGAATTAGTTGATTTATTTTCAGGAGCTTGTGAAAATGAAGGATATATCATTATCAGATGTAATTACAACTTTGACAtgaaaccaaagttttgaataccgtaccagtCAAGGAactagaacgaaatatttcgataccagtaccgtttcgggatagttgatatatgaataaattttatatataaatatataaattatattctataataatagtctatatatgaataaattatatataaatacatatatatatatataaattataaatagtttggtCTGAATTAGGGGTCAAAAAATGAGCTtacagtttgaaaaaatgaaggaaaaaaaaagtaaatgccGCAATACCAACCGGTACAAGTCGAAATATCAGTCAATACCGACTGTTACGGTTGGTATTTGGGACGGTACAAAATAGGTATAATACTTGTACCAGACCAGTGGCCGGTACGATATATACCAGCCGTACCGATCGGAATAGTATGGTATTTAAAACCGTGCATGAAATGCTTAAAAAAGTTTGTTGTCCATATCaagttgatattttttattccttttataAAGGTTTTGTACGCTATGCATTCCCAGACAAATATGGGTAGATAGGgacattattaatattttttgttgatgTATTCATGCAGCAGTTAATTGAAGAGCCGAAAGTTTGATAGGAAACATGAATCTGAACTTTTGATGCATCCACATCGACATCTTTTAGATGCTTGCTGCAGTCATGTGAAcgaaaaataattttctctcATATGGAAATCTTTCCAGTTGGAGTACCAGATGGAAGTTAGTGTGTCCCATGTATAATAAAGAAACTGCTAGTGAGTAGCTAAAATATTCTCAGAAGATGTGTTTCTTGGTCATTAACGGTATCTAtcaacaaatcatgcatggcaAAGGGAATGTGCTAAATTTGATGGGAAAGTCGAGGACAGAACTGCAACAAAGGAGTTGTCTAGGGTCGAGCTAGTGGAACAACTAATGGAAGTTAGagtaaacaattttggcaatggtaggggaaagaacaagaggaaACGAGTTCTAAcaaaattgaattggacaaatcacgttattttttttttacttgctgTATTGGTCGTCTTGCATCTTGCGACATAGTTTAGATGTAatgcacattaaaaaaaatatttgtgacaATATATTGAGAACATTTATTAGCATTAACAAAAAGACATAGTACACGATCAAGACGAGGAAAGatcttgaaagaatgagaattaaacataaCTTCATTTATGGATGAAAGGCAACAAGGTGGTTATACCGTATGCATGTTTTACGATGACAAAAGATGAGATGATGGATTTTTTCAAATGATTGCAAagtgtgaagttgccagatgattatgcttcaaatatcggTAGATGCGGGAGCCCTGATGACTAGAAAATTAGTGGATTGAAAAATATGACTGTCATGTATTCTTGTAGAAATTGTTAATAGTctgaattcgtgggaagctgaGTTCTAATGTACGTATTGCCATAACCGAACTCTATATGTTTTTCAAGCATTTGTGCTTTCGGATTATAAATTGAGAGATGTTGCGGAAGATGGAAGacgacattgctactatactttGTAAATTCGAACAAATCTTTTCACCAGTATTTTTTGATGTAATGGTctatttagcaatacatttacatCTGGAGGTACTGTTAGGTGGATCGGTGCAATTTCGTTGGATGTATTATattgaaagatatttgggtAGATTGAAGCTTATTGTTGGAAATAAAGCctgagctgagggttcaatagcataAGCTCATATACATGATGAATGATTGACATTTCGCTCTCCATACCTTTGTGAtattgagacacgatttaatcATGAAGAGCAAAATGCTGATCTTGATGCTCCTCCCCATCGTGAGCTATCTGTGTTTTTTCAGAATGTACAACCATTGGATGCACAAACGGGATATGACTTAATTGGTGGCAAGTTAGGAAGAGCTCAGTAGTACTTGCTGAATAATTGCCAAAAGATTGATGATTATCTAAGGTATGTCGCCGCATACCtagaataattttaaatttttaatacaaaaaatttgaCTATagcttttgttttgaaatattttattcttttgcaCTTATATATAGCGAACACATTGACAAACTTAGGACAGAAGGCGTAGAGAATATGGAGGCGAGACACGAAAAAGAATTTCtcagatggtttgaacaacgcgTATGCATTTAAATGTCAAATGATGTAAATGTTTTTTGAGCCATTTCAATtctaaataactaaataatattttgtcAATATTTCAATTGTTAGATTCTGGAATAACGTGCTCATGATCCCGCATCAGTTTCTTTTGAATCGTTTTTATTGGCCCATGGTCCATCACATAGTGTAGTTCGATACACTATATGCACGGTTTGAGGTTACAGATTCCATAATATAGACCATGAACGTAATCGAAAGATGCAAAATTGTGGAGTGTTGGTCGAGGGAAGTCATGGAACAGTTGATATTGACTACTATGATGTCATACATGATATTATTGGATTGAAATACCTAGGTGGGAATATGACATATGTTTTTAAATGCGATTAGTGGGATCTAGGTGGTGATCGGGCTTCAATACATAGGGATATTCACTATaggagtgtcaatactgcatctaaattgTACGAAAATGATCCATTCATATTAGCTTGTCAAGCTACCCaagtctattacttgattgatctaaTGAAAGGGGccgatgaagatagtggagagatatcTTGGTGAGTCATACAAAAATTTATTCCTCGAAATATTTATGATGCATTAATGGTAgcaaatcatgaaaatattgGAGATGAAGTTAACACTCTGATTATAGAGGTCTACCAGGAAGATAGAGAgggtattaatttatttgttgacctcggtgcacttaAGCTaatccccttatgtagagatgacatCCCACTCCTGCATCTCAACTCATtcatattaaatgatcattcagtTGAAGTAAGTGAAACAAAAGAAGAAGTAGAGTttgataaagaagaagaagaagaatccaaAGAGGAAGTCAATGAAGCAGACGAAGAAGAGGTtaatgatgatgacaaatatgttATTAAAGGcgattctgaaacaaacatagACTAAAACAAATCTGAAGATGgagaataaaagtattaactattttatttagatAAGTGACGGTACAACATCACTTTTCATAATTTACTCTAATCTAATTCTTTTATCATatcaatcattttcaagaatacTACCAAAACGACAACGAAGAAATGTGCCTCCCCCAAATCCCGAACCCACTGACGACTCCCCAAATGAGGAATCCACTCTTCAACAAGTTGATACACAAGAGACAGACATCAAGTTGATACCTACCAAtaaggaaatattttaataattaattatattttaatatttccaaAGACTAcatctaataattttaaatatattatctgATGCCTTGTCACGTCGCGTTCATGGCTTGAGAAAAAATAGAAGGCACTGAAAAATCAAGGTCACCATTTCTGATAACTCCTCTAGGGGAGTGGATGATAGTGTGTGTTCACTTTTCTCCTATGTCGACACACTTGTTTGAGCTTATGCCCATTTTATGTGCGATTAGGGAGAGATGTTCCGAATGAGATTAGGGatcacattcggagtcgtgtatTGTTGAGTATATGTGCCatagtaaattttttaagagatgCTAACTTTTCATATTTCTGACGTAATTGACTTCTTAAGATGAATTCGATCTCATTTTTGGTCGTAGTGAAGATATgcgaactgtgaatgagttgatGACTATATTATTTCTACATCACAAGGGACGATATCATGACCACTTAAGGAAATATGAGAATTCtattttcagaaaatgaaaTTAGACGATTGGAGaaagtgttgtgatttttttgcaAGTCCAGATTATCaggtattttatatttatacctTATaacttatttacatttatattagttaataacCATTCTTAAGTACTAacatttttatcatattcttttatttaagtataacattatttttttaaattactaatgTGGCTTTGCTAGAAacatgatgatcctgaaaatttCTCCCTAATTCATGTTTATTCTGCTACTCATACATgtgaataaatattatgtttcatttctatctttttctaatatgttagttattttttgttttctttctaattgCAGAAAAAATGATTGAGATACAATCAACTTCTTAGAAATTCTCTTCTAGTGAAATTGACATATTCACACAAGTACTCGGGACCAAGTCTGGTTTGGTAAGAGGTATGGGACGTTCTTTCAAGTTTGTCGGTTCATCCTCCATGACCTCAATTTCATaagttaataatcttaccaaagatttagatgCAGCATGTCAAGAAATTGAGCAAATGAAGTCAatacagcaagagttggagtctctATTATCACGATAGACTAATTTAGAGATACGTTTGTAGGAATGATAGAGAAATTACTAGGAGGAAAGAATACGCattgaaatccaaaaacaagtATAGAGGGAAATGATGGTTCAGATGGAGTGTGTTATGTCACTGCAACAGGACTACGGTGGGCAAGGAaagaataagaaataaattttatcaatattatcattgtttataacttttaatttctaattttgaaACTCTATAAGACATTATTAGTTGTTAAATTTATGGTGTAATTTGAtacaatttgtattatttttaattttatgaaattattatttctgatctatacgttcgaatgtaaatcaGAAACATTCGATCATTAATTCACATTCGAACTAACGTTCAAACATAATGACACCAAATTATAACAAAATGTTCGAATGTAAGATACTTCGTTCAAACGTACTTACCCTCAAACGAACTAACTGTTCAAATGATTaaattataaacgttcgaacgacgACCCAACATCCGAATGTTATACACATTCGAACATTTTTCCGTTAACATTTGAATGCGACATTCAAACGTCTAAGGCAgctaatgttcgaacgtaaatattAAACTTTCAAAACATAACCAACACACATCAACTTCTGTAGTTCAAATGTTAATTGATTGGGTTTATGTTCGAACATTCATTTGGACGTTTgaactttattttctttgacagatttcaactgtcacaaaaaaatttcacattcgaacgttacatcTCAAGGGAGACTTCCAACCGTCACCAATTAATTTATGTGATGCCTTTTACGTGATGGTCGTGGTGACAATTTCAAAccgttacaaaatatttttagtgatggtttggttaTTTTTAATGACAGTTTCGTCCATCACAAAATCCAAATTCTATTGTAGTGATGTTTGTTAATATTGAAAAGTGAAAACGTCTTGACAATCACTGTATATGTTAATATTGCTTGAATtagttgatttattttgaggaGCTCGTAAAAATGAAGGGCATATCATTATCAGATGTAATTACAATTTTGACATGAAACGCCTAAAAGAGTTTGTTGTCCGTATCAAGTTGATATTTTCGATTCCTTTTGTAAAGGTTTAGTACGCACATGAATTCCCAAACAAATGGGTAGAAGGGACATTATCAATActataacaaaaattaattttattaaagaaaatttccacctcaaaaaaatcttttttatcttaaaaataaaaataatgttttaaagCATATTTACATACTGAATGTCGATCTTCAAATAATgcaatattttcaatttcttttaatatattacgTATATTTGATATGCATATATAgatcacactacaagaaaatggaccttttgcagcgattttaattttgttaaaaataaaatcgttgcaatAGCTTATCAAAAACAGCGATTTCAATACGTTGGAGACTTTTAAAACAGTAATTTTCTTTATTGgttatttgcagcgatttttaagtaattataacgaaaaaaatcattgcaaaataaaattcCTGTTTATTGCCGAATATGCAGCGAATTTTAGTGTTATTACGGCGATTTTTGTTGTCGGGAGTAACATTCTTGTTTTGCAGCACTGTGATTTTTGCTAGGATTGAAGTGCCACGCCAAACATTCctatttcacttttaattttcCCCCAATTTTCCCCCACTTCGACCGAGACTTGAGCTCTTCTTCGACCCATTCCCACGACAAACTCCAAGTCCATTCTCAATCCCTTACCACGAAAACCCTTCCCAACGTACAACGATGTCTTGAACTCCTCCTCTTCTTGCCTGAGATCCTATGTTTCCACCTTATCTTACCCTAGAAGATTCCATGCCGCCATTTCCAATCTGAAGATATCAATCATCTGTTTTCGCTGATGATCAATTAAGGCTCCAGGTATCTCCTATTGCCATTGAATTTATCTTCTCCCCTTTACGAGTAGGTTGCATTACAAAAGGTGTTGTGCCTCTGTTTGAGGTATATTGGTTATGTATCTGCCTCTTATGTTTGGATTGCTCAATCAGTTGTGGGTATTATGCTATTTTGAGTATTCACCAAATAGAACTTCTTTTTGCTGAACCAGAAGCTACTCATTGAACAACAATACCCAGAAAAAGTCTTGTAATAAAGgtgtttaattaaaattttgggtGACTATTTTAGATGATTATGTCAGTATATTAATCATGTCTCTTGGTAGTGAACAAGCCCTCCAGAAACAAAACTCGAGCCTCCGAATCCCTCTCCACACAGCTTGAAGATCTAATATCCCTGTTTTACATCGATCATAGCTATAAATACAAATTGGTCTCCGCATGCAATATCTTCATTTTGGGTCAATGAAACATTCAATGTAAATTCCTTTCTCCTAAATCTGCATTAATGGACTCAATTTTGGCCCcaattagtaatattttaaaaagagaattGAAATACAAATTAATTCACAACTACTTCACAGCTccgtaagaaaataataatgtaCTTTTAAGAATTCAAAGTCGTACATACATCAAGTCAAACAAAgagtaagaaaataaaagaataaaaatctgTTTGATAGATCATAGTACCAGTTTTTAAAATCTGAGTAAACTATTAACACAGGTAAAAAATAATCTGTCATGAGGCCATGTTGTGTTTTCCATACATTCATGTTTGATTGGAGTAGTGTGattaagaaaaggaaaatatattagattttgaCAAATTAAATGGCACTACAAGAATTAGAGGGCTTTTCCAGCGTGTATAAGAGGGAGCTcaataacataacatcaaaatatGAGTAAGACATGCTAAAAAAGATAAACGCTACAATACAAGTTGtgccaattaattaaagaatgttcctttctccatctcatGACTGGTGGGATTTGGTCCTGTTTTTCCAACTTTTTAAATAAGTAACTTAGTGATATATTTATAGAGCCAATCAAATAAATGTCTCTTTAATGAAATGTGGAAAGCCCCAACTTTTTTCCAAGAAGAtcaacactacaaaaaaaatcaaatttgccGGCGTTGGTTATACGCCGGTAACTATCCAAAAAAACGCCGCTAATTAATTTGCGGCGTTTCTTTAACGGCGCAAACGTCCGCCGGTAGTGGAGGGTCGCTATTTTCATTATTCCGGCGTTTGCACAAACGCCAGTAgttgtaaatctcattagtggCGTTTGTATCAAGTTAGCGGCATTTCTTGAAACGCCACCACAGTACCTATATTAACAGCATTTCTCGAAACGCCGCCACTTTATCGTTGCCATCCTTGGCATATACTAGCGGCGTTACCATAAACGCCGCTGCTACTACATTGCCGacacatcatataaattgacggcatttatttaaatgccactaatagtacattggcgGCGGCACATTAAATTTGTTAACGGCGTTTATATGACCGCCACtactttttaaaatagcggCGTTATGATAAATGCCGCTACTACTAATTTGccgacgcatcatataaattggcgacatttatttaaatgccactaataataTGCTGGCGGCGGCACATTGAATACTGTAATGGCGTTTATCTTAACGCCACCAATGACGTAATTTAATGGCGGTTATCTAAACGCCGCTACAAGTAAA
This sequence is a window from Carya illinoinensis cultivar Pawnee chromosome 9, C.illinoinensisPawnee_v1, whole genome shotgun sequence. Protein-coding genes within it:
- the LOC122277235 gene encoding phenylacetaldehyde synthase-like, whose translation is MNGLNFDHERLNHTSSNNTNPLDPEEFRRQGHMIVDFLADYYADIEKYPVLSQVEPGYLQKRLPKSTPHDPEPIETILQDVKDHIIPGITHWQSPNFFAYFPCTSSIAGFLGEMLCTGFNVPGFNWIASPVATELEMIVMDWLGEMLNLPNSFLFSGNGGGVIQGTTCEAILCTMVAARDQMLRRDGRPNIEKLVVYGSDQTHSALQKAAKIAGIHPKNFRAIKTTKSTSFALSADSLRSAILADMEAGLVPLYLCANVGTTSTTAIDPLGSLCDVAKDYGLWVHVDAAYAGSACICPEFRHFMDGIEGVNSVSLNAHKWFFTPLDCCCLWVKDPSALIKSLSTYPEFLRNKTSDSKQVVDYKDWQITLSRRFRALKLWFVLRSYGAANLRNFMRSHVKVAKLFEGLVAMDKRFEIVVPRNFAMICFRINLPSTMGKQGAYQNAKVGDNGQKLLKEKITTANELNKKLLESINASGRVYMTHTVLEDVYVLRFAVGATLVEERHVVMAWKVVQEHATAILSDN